The following DNA comes from Flavobacterium sp. N3904.
TTATGCACCTTTTTTATTAGATCCTTCTGCTAAAGTTTTTCATTATGGTCAGGCTATTTTTGAGGGAATGAAAGCCTACAAAGATGATAATAATGATTTATGGCTTTTCAGACCTGATGAAAACTTTAAACGTTTCAACACATCGGCAGTAAGAATGGCGATGCCTGAAGTTCCGGAACACATTTTTATGGATGGTTTGAACCAATTGTTGCAATTGGATGAGGCTTGGATAAAAAAAGGACTTGGAAACACTATGTACATCAGGCCTTTTATGATTGCAACCGGAGAAGGTGTGATTGCAAATCCTTCAGAAGATTATAAATTCATGATTATCCTTTCTCCTGCAAAAGCCTATTATTCTGGAGAGGTAAAAGTTTTAATTGCTGAACATTTCAGTAGAGCTGCAAATGGAGGAATTGGTGCTGCGAAAGCTGCCGGTAACTATGCCGCTCAATTTTACCCAACCACTTTGGCTAACAAAGAAGGCTTTCAACAAGTGATCTGGACAGATGATGCTACGCACACCAAGCTGGAAGAAGCTGGTACTATGAATGTATTTTTCAGAATAAACGATACATTATTGACTGCGCCGGTAAGTGAACGTATTCTTGATGGTATCACTAGAAAGAGTCTTATAGATATGGCCAAAAAAGAAGGAATTAAAGTAGAAGTTCGCCCAGTATTAGTTTCTGAACTTGTAGAAGCATCTAAAAATGGTTCTTTGAAAGAAATTTTTGGAGCTGGAACTGCAGCAGTTGTTAATCCAATAATTGGGTATTCTTATAAAGATGTATATTATGAATTGCCTAAAATAGAAAATTCTTTTGCAATTCAACTTAAAGAAAAACTTACCAACATTCAACATAAATTGGCTGAAGACACTTTTGGATGGACCGTTAAGGTATAGATTTCAGATTTCAATCAAATAAAAAAGCGGTTTTCATTCTGAAAATCGCTTTTTTGTTTCAAATCCAGACTAAAACTAAATCAATTTAGAGAAATCGGGTTTGAAATAATTTGGTCCTTTCATTACTTTTCCGTCTTCGCGATAAATAGGATTTCCATCTTCTCCCAATTTACTCATGTTAGAGCGTTGGATTTCATCAAAAACGGCTTCAATTTTGTGTTGCAATCCATGTTCGATAATAGTTCCGCAAAGAATATACATCATATCGCCAAGTGCATCGGCAATTTCGACCAAGTCATTATTTTGAACGGCTTCAAGATACTCTTCATTTTCTTCTTTCATCAAATTGTAACGAAGTATGTTTTTGGCTTCGCCCAAACTTGCTATTGGCATTTCGCTATGTCCTATCCTGAATGCCGTATGAAATTCCTTAACAGCGTTGATTTGTTTTTGCATCCTTTTTATTTTTTGATTTGAACTGGAAATTTAACAACAATTTCTAAACTAATGTCTAAATTTGTCGAAAAATATTTTAACATGTTTAGTCAAGGTCAATTAATATTTGCTGTTTGTTTTTTTATTGCTTTTGTCATTGCAATGGTATTTGCTTACCGTAAAGATGCTAATCTACATAAAGTTTTCTACAAAGGAAATTATAAAATCCTAATAGGTTTCCTTGTTTTTATTGGGCTCCTATTTGTAATCAAAATCTATTTTAAACATTAAAACATTCTTTATTCAAAAAAAAAAAACGCCCAACATCACTGTGGACGTTTTTGTATTATAATTGATTCGTTTTTAGTTTTTCAAAGGCAGAAAACCAAAGTCTTTTGAATATTCCAACATTTGTTCTGCAAATGATTTTGGTTGTTCAATTTCTATTGCTATAATTTCACCTTTGGCATTTAATTTAGGAACTAAAACAGGGTTTACAAATCCGCTGTAAGGTGCATCGGGAAATTGCTTATTACGTTCTAAAACCTCAGCGTGTATTTTTTGATCTACTTTTACACCATAAGTTTCTACCAAAGCTTTTCCAGCTTCATAATCCCCTTCCGATTTTATACGTTGTACTTCTTTCAATAATTGACCAAATAAATCATGAAGTTTATCATAATCAGTAATATTGAAATACGTTTTTCCGTTGCGGGTAATCATCTCAATTACATTGTCTTTTTTACCTTTTTCATACACCCAGGCACTCACCCATTGGCGGTTTCTCATGTGCGCCTCTTCAATATTGGCACCCAATTCCAATCGAACGAGCTGTGTCATCAAACCATTTCTGATATAGCTATCGTAACTTTGCATTCCTAATTCTTTCCAATTATCTGTAAGACCCAATTCTTGAATTTTTGGATTGTACAAATAATACAAACCTACTAAATCTGCTCTTCCTTCCTCAAGAGTCGATGCATAATTTTTCAACGTTTCTTTTGGAGTTCCAACACCCGGATTAATTTGTCCTGATGCATGACCAACCACTTCATGTAAAGATGTATGCAATTTACTTCCCAATTCACCATATTTTTCGGCCAATCGAATTTCTTCTTCATCATTGGCAAATTCTTGCAATCTTCCTTTTCCGCCAGATTTTGAATATGCGTCAATAATATTACCTAGAGAAACAGACTTAGAACCATATTCGGCACGAATCCAATCTGCATTGGGAAGGTTAACCCCAATAGGAGTACTAGGAGATGAATCTCCAGATTCTCCAGCAACCACAACCGTTTTATACGAGACACCAACTACATTTTTCTTTTTGTGTTCTGGAGCCAAAGGAGAATTGTCTTCAAACCATTGTGCGTTTTTGGAAACTACCTCCATTTTTTTAGACATATCAAAATCTTTTATTTGAACAACTCCTTCATAAGACCCTCTATATCCCAATGGATCATTGTATACCTCAATAAAACCATTGATATAATCGATGTTTCCATCGGTAGCCTGTAGCCATGCAATATTGTAATCATCCCATGTTTTAAGGCTTCCTGTTTTGTAATATTGAATTAAAAGACCAATAGCATCACCTTGCTTTTTATTTTCTGCGACTTTTTGTGCTTTTTCCAACCAATAAATAATTTTGTCAATTGCAGGTCCATACATGCCACCACTTTTCCAAACTTTTTCTTCCAATTGTCCTTTTGAATTGCGAACTAATTTTGAATTCAAACCATAAGAATAAGGTTTCTTTGGGTCCGGACTTGTTTTTGTAGCATAAAAAGCCTCAGCTTCTTTTTGAGTGATTCCTTTATCATAAAAATTAATAGCAGAGCCTTCCAATAGTCCTTTTGAAGAATCAAGATTCACTTTTTTGGAATCAACATCGTTAAAAAGTATTTCGATAATTTGCGGAGATAAAGTGGTTTTTGTCGATTTTAGCAAATTATTAAAATAGGCTATCGAAAAATCGGGTTTAATTTTTTCACTTGAATAATGGTGATGAATTCCATTTGAGAACCAAACTCTTTTTATATAGATTTCAAAATTCTTCCAATCGGCAGTGTTTTTATCACCTTTAAAATTTTGATAAATATGCTCTAAAGCACTTCTAATCTGTAAATTGTATTTATAATGCTGATCCCACATTATATCACGCCCTGAGGTCCCCGCCTGAGTGAGATAATACACTAATTCCTTTTCTTTTAACGTTAAATTATCCCAACCCGGAATCTGATAACGCAAAACTTTAATATCAGAAAATTGTTCTACAAAATAATCAAATGGAGCTTTATCAGAAGTTTTTACTGTTGCCAATTTGTCGTTTTGAGCCGAACAAACAACAGAAACTGCAATAGTCATAAAAACGCCCGCAATTTTAAGTAATTTCATTATTAATGATTTTTAGATGTTAAATAAATAAATATTCAACAAATATACATATTCTTTAAATAAATAATAAAAAACAGGCTTTTAAAAAACACAACAAAAGCAGATATTTTTACATCAATAAAAGATCAATCAAAACCAAAACCCCAAAAAAAAATTAAACCACAAGAAACAGAATTTGCAAAATACTATTGAAGTCGTCAGTAGTTTGACATTTTAAGGAATCTTATTATAAAATAATTAATTAAATTTCTAACTTTACAACAGAAAACTCAACCAAATCCATCATGAGAATTATTAAATATCTTTTTCTTCTATTTTTATTAAGCCTTGTAGCACTTACAATATTTATAGCCACACAAAAAGGAAATTTCACTGTTGAAAGTAGTAAAATAATCAATTCTCCGAAAGCCACCGTTTTCAACTACGTAAATGATTACAAAAACTGGCCTAAATTCAGTGCTTGGATAAAATCAGACGCGAACAGCAAACTGTCCTATTCTCCCATTTCAATAGGAGCAGAAAGTTCATTCAGTTGGGATGGAAACAATGATACAGGAACTATTACAACTTTATACACGAAAGGAAATGACAGTATTGTACAAAAAATGGACTTTAACGATCGCAGTTCAGACGTTTTTTGGAGTTTTAAAGATACTGTAGGAGGGACAAAAGTAACTTGGAAATCTAAAGGAAAAATGGATTTTATGATGAAGGTAAATTCCTTTTTGACAGGAGGAATTCAAAATTCGCAATCAAAAATATATGATAAATCCCTAGCAAATTTAGATAAATCGCTCAATTTAGAAACCAATACTTACAGTACCAAAGTAAATGGAATTGTAAAAAAACTGGAAACTTTCTATTTGAGACAGTCATTTACCAGTAAATTAGCTGATATCACCAGAAATGCAAATGCAGTTTTCCCAAAGATTATTACTTTTTGCAATCAAAATAATATCATTATGAATGGAAAACCATTTGTGATTTACCATACTTATGACACCATTCAAAATATAGCGAAAGTCTCTTTTTGTGTTCCTATAAAAGAGCAAATCTTTACCAGCCAGGGAAGTGATATTTTGTCCGGTAAATTAAATGCCTTTAATGCTGTAAAAACAACCTTAAATGGAAATTATACCTACACCAAAGAAGCTTTGGATAAATCACACGCTTTTTTTAAGAATAACAATCTTATTGCCGACCCTAAATTTTCACATTTAGCCATTTATACTGTTGGAAAAAGAGAATCAAAAACCCCTTCAAAATGGGTTACCGAAATTTATTTTCCTATAAAACCCAAAGACATTCCCGTTACCTATAAGCGGGTTGTAAAAGACAGTTTGGCGACTCCTCCTCCTACTACTCCAATTAAAAAAGAAGATCAATCTGAATTTTAATTTTTGAATATGGATTAAACCTTTTTAATTCATTGCTGTCTAATTTTAAAAATATAGAAATTGCAGGAAGAAAAGGAATTCATTGGTAGTTTATTGAACCCAAAAACGCAAAATGAAGCGTTTCAAAAACTCCTACGCGAATTTCAAAAACCGTTGTACAATCATATTCGAAATATTGTTTTAAATCATGATGATGCTAATGACGTTTTGCAGAATACATTTGTAAAAGTCTTTCAAAATTTAAAAAATTTCAAAGGTGAAAGCAAACTTTTTTCATGGATGTATCGCATTGCTACTAATGAAGCTCTAACATTTTTGAAACAAAAAGCTAGAAAAAGTGGCATCTCTTCTGTAGAATTACAGAACAAAACAATAGACAATTTGAAAGCAGATGTCTATTTTGATGGAAATGAAATTCAAATTAAACTCCAAAAAGCAATAACATTATTGCCGGAAAAACAACAATTAGTCTTTAAAATGAAATATTTTGAAGAGTTAAAATACGAAGAAATCTCAGAAATATTAGGCACATCGGTTGGAGCTTTAAAAGCCTCTTATCATCATGCAGTAAAAAAAATAGAAGCATTTGTCACCACCAATTAAACCTTTTATATCCGATTAAGTCTTATACACATTATGAAAACATTTAAATTAGACAGCGAACCAAAAATAGAAACAGGATTTAAAACTCCTGAAAATTACTTTGAAAATTTTTCTGCTCAATTTTCAGAAAATTTTCCAAAACAAGAGGTTAAAGTAATTTCTATTTTCAGAAAAAGAAGAACCATTCTTATGGCAATTGCCGCTGTTTTGGTACTTGCGTTAATGATACCAATAGTATATACAGCAGAATCGAAAAGCAAAGAACTTGATTCGGCAACTTTAGAAAATTATCTGGCGGAAGAATCAAATATAAACCAATACGAATTGATTGGAGAAATTGAACCTGAAACAAAAATAAGTAACACAAGCAAAAACGAACCAGAAGCCGAAACATTAGAAGATATTTTGGCTACCAATCCAAACATTGAAAATCTAGTAATCGAAAATTAAACACAAACATCAAAGCATCAACACAAAAAAGCAACAATACAAAAATAAACACCATGGACTTTAAAAAATTATATCCCATACTATTTTTATTTATATCCTTTAGTTTTTATGCCCAAGGCGAAAGATTTAAAGAAAAAAAAGAACAAATTAAAGCAATGAAAGTGGCTTTTTTGACTACCGAATTAAATCTTACTGCAAGTGAAGCCGAGAAATTCTGGCCCATTTATAATACTTATGATGACAAGCAATTTGAATTGAGACATCAGAAAATGAAAAGTTATTTTAAAAGAATGGAGGATGACGAACTCGATAAATTATCTGAAAAAGAGGCAAACACCCTTTTGACACAAATTGAAACCAATGACGAAGAACTATTTAATTTAAGAAAAAAATGTACAAGTGATTTAAAAGGAATTCTACCTTCAGTAAAGATCATAAAACTAAGAAAAGCCGAAGAAGATTTCAACAGAAAATTACTTCAACAGTATAGAGATAAAGGTTTGAGGAAATAACATACAATTAATTCGATTTAATTCCTGTTTTATAAAATCCATTATAAAACAGGAATTTTTTATTTAAAACGAATTCGAATCACTGTATTATGTCCTGCAGCAATTGCGGTATTTTTATCAATAAACCGAATGGTAAACAAATTGGGATTTGGATCAAACAATACCCAGGAAAAACCGCCATCCGAAGAATAATAAAGCCCCGAAGCTCCAAAAACTACAAGTCCTTTACCATTAGAATCCGGAACGTACTGAACACAGGAAGCATATCCAAATCCCTGATTATCGCCGATGAGTTTCCAAGTTTTACCTCCATCAGCTGTGATTGCTTTGTTTTCAAAATTTTGAGTTAGAACTTCATAATTACCTCCTGCAATAAAACCGGTTTTTTTATCATAGAAATCGGCAGTAAAAATTCCCGTCATTTGTTTTCCTTGCACAATTGGCGTTTCAAAAACTTGCCACGAATTTCCTTTATCCGGAGAATAAAAAACCCTGGATTTGATTCCTCCCGAGACAATCCATGTGTCATTTTCTTTTACAACAATATTAGTATTGCTGGCGGCAAAATGAGCTTCACCTTCAAAAATTTTAGGTAATTTAGTATTAGGAATCTTGCTCCAGGTGTTACCGCCATCTTTGGTTGTAATTATCGAAAGACAATCTGCAGTTGGATCGCCAATTGCTATTCCTTCTTTGTCATTCCAAAACTGCATGCTATCATAGAACACTTTTTTATCATTTTCCTGATACACTAATTTGTTTTGGGTTCCATTTTTATTTATTTGATACAACAATGCCGGATTTGCCACATTCAAAACATAAATAAATTTAGACGTTTTTGCTATACTTCTAAATTCAATTTTCAAGGTATCTTTTGAAATAACATTTTCTGTCTTTTTTTTGGATTTAAAATCATAAAAACCAAATCTTCCTTTGTCTCCTGCATACCATACTTTATCGTTATCAATCAAAAGAGCCCTGATATTTATTTTATCTTGAAATAACGTATCAATTTGAATCGTCGTAAAACCAGTTGCTGCAATTTTATTCTTTTCTGAATTTTGAGCAACAGCACAATACAACCCATTAAAAAACAGCACACTTACAAGAAAATTTCTCATCATAACTTAATTATTTCTGACAAATATATAATTTTATTCAACATCTATTAACGGTTTAATTTATTTCTGGCATAATTGTTGAACATATATTAAAACAAAACAATTAACTAAAATTAGCCATGAAAACAAAAATACAAATAGCCGCAATTATCTTTACTTTTTTTGCTTCACAAGCAAATGCACAAGATATAACAACAGTAAATGCAATGAATTCTGAAATTAGCGATAATTTAGACCTAAAAGCAGTATCATCTATTTTTGGAGACTCAGAGAATTTAAAAGAATTTGAAAGACGATTGAATGATCCCAAAATACAAATTTCAAATTTAGACTTAAACAACGACAATAGAGTTGATTACTTAAGAGTAATTGAATCTGTAGAAAAAAGAACACACGTAATAATTATACAATCGGTTCTTGGACGCGATTTATACCAAGATGTGGCTACAATTGAAGTAGAAAAAGACAAACGCAACAATATTTCGATTCAAATCGTAGGAAACACTTACTTGTATGGACAAAATTATATTTATGAGCCTGAATATTGCTACACTCCACAAATCTACACAACTTTTTGGGCTAGTTATTACCAGCCCTATTATTCTTCTTGGACCTGGAATTTTTATCCAACTTACTATTATTCATGGAATCCATATCCTATTTACAGATACAGACAAAATGTTTACGGATGTGTAAATTACTCCAACAATTATAATTATGTAAACTACAGAAGAAGCAACAGAGCTATCGTAATTTATAAGTCAAACAGCTGTAACGGCTATGAAAGACAACATCCAGAATATGCGTTTTCTAAAAGAAATTATCAAATCTCAAATCGATATGAGTTAGATCAAAAAAGATACAATACCAGCAACTCCAGAAATGAGATTGCTTACAACCGTAATAATTCAAACTACTCTGGAAATAAGTCAAATTCACAAAGGGATTATTCGCAAAACAGAACCAGTACTACACGAGATAATTATACTCAAAAGGCAGAAACTCAAAGAGATTATTCGCAAAACAGAACGAGTACTACAAGAGAAAATTATACTCAAAAGGCAGAACCTCAAAGAGATTATTCTCAAAATAGAGCAAGTTCAACAAGAGAAACAAGTACTCAGAGAACAGAACCTCAAAGAGATTATTCCCAAAACAGAGAGAGTTCGTCAAGAGAAGCAAGTACTCAGAGAACAGAACCTCAAAGAGATTATTCTCAAAATAGAGCGAATTCATCAAGAGAAACTAATACTCAAAGAGCAGAACCTCAAAGGGACAATTCTCAAAACAGAACAAGTGCTCCAAGAGAGAACAACACACAACGAACTGAATCACAAAGCAGTAACAACAACTCTTCCAGAAGTTCAAACAGAAGAGCATAAATCATAATAAAATCAAAAGAAAGGCTTTGTAACAACATACAGAGCCTTTTTTGTTATTTTAAAAAATAAGTCTCTCTTTTTTATTTTAAAATAGTAAATTTGACAAGTTTTTTAAAAATTTTAAATGAGCGCAACGCACAAAGACCTCCACAGTAAATTAACGTTAGGTGGACTATTAGTTTCTTTAGGAATAATTTATGGAGATATCGGGACTTCTCCATTATACGTAATGAAAGCCATATTAGGCGATTATATAATAAATGCAGATGTTGTTTTAGGCGGAATTTCAGCAGTTTTTTGGACATTGACTCTTCAAACTACTATTAAATATGTACTAATTACTTTGAGTGCTGATAATCACGGTGAAGGTGGAATTTTTGCATTGTATGCTTTAGTAAAAAAAACAAAAATCAAGTGGCTCATTGTCCCTGCAATTATAGGAGGAAGTGCATTACTTGCCGATGGAATTATAACACCACCGATCTCAGTGTCTTCAGCAGTAGAAGGAATGAGGACTTACTTTCCGCATATTAATACCGTTCCGATTGTAATTGGAATATTGTTTGTATTGTTTACTATACAACAATTTGGAACCAAGTTAGTAGGTAAATTTTTTGCTCCAATGATGTTAATTTGGTTCGGAATGCTAGCCGTATTGGGAATTTATCAAATCTCTATACATCCTGAGGTTTTCAAGGCCAT
Coding sequences within:
- a CDS encoding sensor of ECF-type sigma factor, with product MDFKKLYPILFLFISFSFYAQGERFKEKKEQIKAMKVAFLTTELNLTASEAEKFWPIYNTYDDKQFELRHQKMKSYFKRMEDDELDKLSEKEANTLLTQIETNDEELFNLRKKCTSDLKGILPSVKIIKLRKAEEDFNRKLLQQYRDKGLRK
- a CDS encoding WD40/YVTN/BNR-like repeat-containing protein, encoding MMRNFLVSVLFFNGLYCAVAQNSEKNKIAATGFTTIQIDTLFQDKINIRALLIDNDKVWYAGDKGRFGFYDFKSKKKTENVISKDTLKIEFRSIAKTSKFIYVLNVANPALLYQINKNGTQNKLVYQENDKKVFYDSMQFWNDKEGIAIGDPTADCLSIITTKDGGNTWSKIPNTKLPKIFEGEAHFAASNTNIVVKENDTWIVSGGIKSRVFYSPDKGNSWQVFETPIVQGKQMTGIFTADFYDKKTGFIAGGNYEVLTQNFENKAITADGGKTWKLIGDNQGFGYASCVQYVPDSNGKGLVVFGASGLYYSSDGGFSWVLFDPNPNLFTIRFIDKNTAIAAGHNTVIRIRFK
- a CDS encoding branched-chain amino acid aminotransferase — encoded protein: MSTTQTNKIETIKAKTSKINEVDFDNLHFGSVFTDHLFECDYTNGEWQKPVIKPYAPFLLDPSAKVFHYGQAIFEGMKAYKDDNNDLWLFRPDENFKRFNTSAVRMAMPEVPEHIFMDGLNQLLQLDEAWIKKGLGNTMYIRPFMIATGEGVIANPSEDYKFMIILSPAKAYYSGEVKVLIAEHFSRAANGGIGAAKAAGNYAAQFYPTTLANKEGFQQVIWTDDATHTKLEEAGTMNVFFRINDTLLTAPVSERILDGITRKSLIDMAKKEGIKVEVRPVLVSELVEASKNGSLKEIFGAGTAAVVNPIIGYSYKDVYYELPKIENSFAIQLKEKLTNIQHKLAEDTFGWTVKV
- a CDS encoding dipeptidyl peptidase 3; protein product: MKLLKIAGVFMTIAVSVVCSAQNDKLATVKTSDKAPFDYFVEQFSDIKVLRYQIPGWDNLTLKEKELVYYLTQAGTSGRDIMWDQHYKYNLQIRSALEHIYQNFKGDKNTADWKNFEIYIKRVWFSNGIHHHYSSEKIKPDFSIAYFNNLLKSTKTTLSPQIIEILFNDVDSKKVNLDSSKGLLEGSAINFYDKGITQKEAEAFYATKTSPDPKKPYSYGLNSKLVRNSKGQLEEKVWKSGGMYGPAIDKIIYWLEKAQKVAENKKQGDAIGLLIQYYKTGSLKTWDDYNIAWLQATDGNIDYINGFIEVYNDPLGYRGSYEGVVQIKDFDMSKKMEVVSKNAQWFEDNSPLAPEHKKKNVVGVSYKTVVVAGESGDSSPSTPIGVNLPNADWIRAEYGSKSVSLGNIIDAYSKSGGKGRLQEFANDEEEIRLAEKYGELGSKLHTSLHEVVGHASGQINPGVGTPKETLKNYASTLEEGRADLVGLYYLYNPKIQELGLTDNWKELGMQSYDSYIRNGLMTQLVRLELGANIEEAHMRNRQWVSAWVYEKGKKDNVIEMITRNGKTYFNITDYDKLHDLFGQLLKEVQRIKSEGDYEAGKALVETYGVKVDQKIHAEVLERNKQFPDAPYSGFVNPVLVPKLNAKGEIIAIEIEQPKSFAEQMLEYSKDFGFLPLKN
- a CDS encoding nucleoside triphosphate pyrophosphohydrolase family protein, giving the protein MQKQINAVKEFHTAFRIGHSEMPIASLGEAKNILRYNLMKEENEEYLEAVQNNDLVEIADALGDMMYILCGTIIEHGLQHKIEAVFDEIQRSNMSKLGEDGNPIYREDGKVMKGPNYFKPDFSKLI
- a CDS encoding SRPBCC family protein translates to MRIIKYLFLLFLLSLVALTIFIATQKGNFTVESSKIINSPKATVFNYVNDYKNWPKFSAWIKSDANSKLSYSPISIGAESSFSWDGNNDTGTITTLYTKGNDSIVQKMDFNDRSSDVFWSFKDTVGGTKVTWKSKGKMDFMMKVNSFLTGGIQNSQSKIYDKSLANLDKSLNLETNTYSTKVNGIVKKLETFYLRQSFTSKLADITRNANAVFPKIITFCNQNNIIMNGKPFVIYHTYDTIQNIAKVSFCVPIKEQIFTSQGSDILSGKLNAFNAVKTTLNGNYTYTKEALDKSHAFFKNNNLIADPKFSHLAIYTVGKRESKTPSKWVTEIYFPIKPKDIPVTYKRVVKDSLATPPPTTPIKKEDQSEF
- a CDS encoding RNA polymerase sigma factor, translated to MQEEKEFIGSLLNPKTQNEAFQKLLREFQKPLYNHIRNIVLNHDDANDVLQNTFVKVFQNLKNFKGESKLFSWMYRIATNEALTFLKQKARKSGISSVELQNKTIDNLKADVYFDGNEIQIKLQKAITLLPEKQQLVFKMKYFEELKYEEISEILGTSVGALKASYHHAVKKIEAFVTTN